CCTGGTGCCAGAGCCGGGTCCGGATGAAGTTGCGGCGGAATCCGCCCACGTCGACGATCTGGTTGGCCTTCGGTCCCAGATCGGGGTGGTCGGTGTCGATCAGGTCGTCGCCCCACTTCTCGTCGAAAGTCGCCTTGTCCATCTCGTCGTTCTGGACCGCCTCCCAGTCGGCCATCACCGCCTCCTGGGGAGCGTACCCCCACAGGTCGCGAAGTCCGGGGTGGCCGAGTTCCTCGTCGCCTTCGACGATGTCCGTGATGGCCTGCTCCCAGGAGACGGTCTTCCACTCGCCGGAGCCCCGGGGGCCGACCCGTTTCATCGGCTTGCGGACCCGGTAGCTGTCGAAGGCCGTCTGGATGCCGGCCTGGCCCTTCAGGCAGATCCGCCCGCCCGACAGCGACCAGCGGTCGGTGTCGACGTCGCCGGTGCCCTCGAGGTCGCCCGTCGCCACGTCCGCGGGGTCGCTCCCGTAGGGGACCTGCGAGAACGGCTGGGTGTTGAGAAAGGAGTACGGGTTGCCGGCGAGTTTGCGGACGAGCGAACTGTACTGGCCGCTGTCGGCCCCGTCGTCGGCGATACGGACCTTGATCGGGCAGAAGGTATTACACTGCCCGCAGGTGGTGTGGATCACGTCGCTCGCGCCGTACTCGCCGTAGTCCTCGCCCACGTAGTGGGGGTCGTCACTCCAGAGGTCGTCGAGGTCGACGTTCACGGTCGCGGCGCTCGCGCCGGCCACGAGGCCGACGCTCCCGACCGCTTTCACGAGGTCGCGTCTGGTGAGCGATGCGCCGCCGGAGTCGGTACGCTCGTCGTCGTCAGGTTCGGTGGACATCAGTGATCACCTCCGTCGAGTGGCGTCAGTGGCAGCAGTTCCGCGCCGATCGTGTACAGCAGCAGGCCGACCGCGATCATCCCGATGCTGGTCCCCCACTCCACGGCCGAGGGGAAGTACGAGCCGTGGGGCAGTCCCTCCATGACGGGACGGATCTGGGGTGGGACGACGATGTTGAACCGGACGGCGATGATCCCGATCACGACGCTGAGGCCGGCCACCGCCATCAGCCACGGGGTGCGCCGCCAGTCGCGTTTCGAGAGCATGACCAGCGGGAACACCCAGCCCATGCCGACCATGAACCACCAGAACGACCACGACATCTCCCCGAAGAGGATGAGACGCCAGGTCTCGACCTCGTGGGGATGGAGGCTGACGATCGCGATCAACGCCTCGATGGCAGTCAGCGCCACGTCGACGATGACGAACGCGGCCAGTAGGGTCGCGAGGCGTTCGAGGATGTCCCGGTCGACCCGCTCGCCGTCGAACAGTCGCGTCCGCAGGACGTACAGCAGCATCACCAGCGCCGTCCCCGAGAGGACCGCCGAGACGATGAAGATCACCGGGAAGAGTCCGCTGTTCCAGTACGGGCGGGCCTTCGAGACGGCGAAGAGGACGCCGGTCCCGCCGTGGACCATGAAGATGGCCAGCGGGATGCCGAGGATGCCGGCCCGCTTCAGCCACGTGCGGTCTCTCGTTCTGGACTCCTCGGTGAGCTGTCGGCGGCCCAGCGTGAGCAGTCCGGCGAGTCGCGCCCGCAGGCCCGACCCGCGCTCGGCGACGCGGGCGAGGTCGTACCGCATCGAGAAGTACAGTTCGGTCATCAATACGAAGATGTAGGCCACGTAGGCGTGGACCTCCCAGGAGAGCGCGGACGTGACCTGTCGCCAGGCGAAGGGGTGCCACATCCGGTCCATCCGGCCGAGGTCGGTCCAGACGAACAGCAGGGCGACGGCCATGCTGATGATCGCCGCGAACAGCGCGTCGCGGTCGACGCGGTGCAGTCGCTCGATGCCGAAGACGTTCGCCAGCGTGCTCACGAGGAAGGCCCCCGCCGAGAGGCCGACGAAGTAGATGTAGAAGGCGACCCACGCGCCCCACGGCGTGATGCTCGTGAGGTTGGTACTCCGCATACCGCCCTGGAGGCGCAGCCACATCGCGTACCCGCCGATCAGCAGCAAGACGGCGAGCAGGGCGTACCAGGCCACGCGGAGCCGGCCGTTCCGGAATCCGAAGTCGAATTGTTTGCTATCAGTTGCCATGGTGATCACTCCAGGTAGTAGACGTTCGGGTCGGTGCCCTCGTCTTCTTTCAACTGCATCGCACGCGTGGACTCGGCCATCTGAGCGACCTCGCTGTCGGGGTCGTCCAGATCGCCCATGTTGCGGGCGTCGCCCACGCAGGTCTCGACGCAGGCCGGTTCCTCGCCGCGGTTCAGCCGGTGATGACAGAAGTGACACTTCCGGACGTTGCCGACCGGCGACTTCTTCGGTTCGCGCTCGCCGCGGTCGACGCCGTACTCGGGGCTGGTAATCTCGCCGGCTTCATCGACCTCGTCGTCGTAGTTCTCGCCGAAGTCGAAGTAGCGTGCGCCGTAGGGACACGCGATCATGCAGTACCGGCAGCCGATACAGCGATCGTAGTCGATGTTGACGACCCCGTTGTCCATCTTGTAGGTCGCGCTCACCGGACAGACCTGCACGCAGGGCGGGTTCTCACACTGCATGCAGGGCCGGGGCACGTTCGTCCGCTGGACGTTCGGGAACTCCCCGTGTTCTTCCTCCATGACGACGTTGTAGGAGACGCCCGGTGGCGTGCGGTTCTCGGCCTTGCACGCGACCGAACAGGAGTCACAGCCGACGCACTTCTGGAGGTCGATCACCATGCCCCAGCGGTGATCGTCCTCGTCGTCACCGTCGCCCTCGTCGTCTCCGTCGGTCGGTTCCTCGAGGCTCTCGGCGATCGAGGCCATCGAGCCGACGGTACAGGAGAGCGACTCGGCCACGTCGTCCTCGATGGTCTGGTCGGCACCATGATCGACGGCGGGATTCGGCGTCTCGCGGTAGACTTCACCGAACTCCTCGGCCGCGAGGTCGTCGTAGCGCTGCCAGTACTCCTCGCTCGATATCTCGCCGCGCGAGACCGCCTTGGCGTCTTCGGCCATCGCCACGCCCAGCTCCGTCGAGAAGTCGACCTCCTCGAGTTCTGCGCGGGGGTCGGCCTGCTCGTCGTCGACCATGGCGTCGAGCTGGGCCCGGTCGGGCGTGTCCGGGACGCCCGGCATCGCGTCGTTGGAACTCATCGACACCACCTCCGTCGCGGCCACGCGTCGTGGCTGGGCTGGTTCGGCGTCATACAGTGTGACCTACACGGGGTAGCCGGGAGAGGATGCAACCCATACTGTTTGGTGGTGTCCGCGGACGCGATTCCCCGGGTAACGGGGACACCAATATAGTTTGGTCCCGGGTCTGGGCCCCCGAACCGGCCGAATCCCACGCACTCGGAATACGAGCGTGGTTTTTGTGTCGGATCGACCTATCCCCGAATATGTTCCACGTCGCGACGACACGCGCCGATCCCACTGATGGGGGTGAGTCGCGGTGAACGCCGTTCTCGCGGTCTCGATCCTCCTGCGGCTGTTCGGGACCTCTTACTCGCTGGTCTTGCTCTACCGGAGCCGGGACCGTCGCTTCGCCTTCCTGACGGCGATGCTCGCGTTGATGACGACCCGACAGCTCTGGACGGCCCAGACGACCCGGACCGGACTCGAAGAGCTGCCGGGCCTGGTCGTGAGCGGCCTCGCCGTGCTGACGGTGTTTTACCTCTCGCAGTACGTCGAAGAGGAAGACCGGGTCACGACCTCCCTCCAGCGGGCCAACGAGCGATTGCGCAGTTTCCGGAAGGCCGTCGAACACGCCGGGCACGCGATCTTCCTGACCGACCCCGACGGGACGATCACCTACGCCAACCCGGCCATCGAGGACGTGACCGGGTACACTCCCGCGGAGGTCGTCGGCGAGAACCCGCGGCTCTGGAAGTCCGGCGAACACGACGCGGACTTCTACGCGGAGATGTGGGGCGAGATCACCGCGGGCAACGTCTGGGACGGCGAGATCGTCAACGAGCGAAAGGACGGCGAACAGTGCTGGGTCGACATGACCATCGCGCCGATCAGCGACGACGAGGGCGACATCGAGCGCTACGTCGCCGTCGACACCGACGTGACCGACCGCAAGCGTCGCGAACTCCAGATCTGTGAGCAAAACGCCGAGTTGGTCCTCCTGAACAACACGAACGAGGTGTTACGCGACGTTACCCGCCGCCTCGTGGAGGCGACCACCCGCGAGGAGATCGAACGCGCAGTCTGTGAGACGTTCGCCTCACCGCCGTTCTCGTTCGCCTGGATCGGCTCGGTGAACATGGTCAACGACAGCCTCGAAGTCCGGGACTGGGAGGGCGCCGACGCCACCCGCGTCAGAGCCCTCGCCGACGCGTTCACCGAAACCCCGGACGCGACCCCGATCGACCGGGCACACCACGAGGGGACCGCCGTCACGACGGCAGGGAGCGACGCCGACTGGTGTCCCGACTGCGAGCGAACGGCACTGGCCGCCATCCCGCTCGTCCACCGGGGCGTCTCGTACGGCGTCCTCGTCGTCCACGCCACGGACGCGGATACCCTGGAAGCCGTCGACACGGACGTGCTGGCGGAACTCGGCAGGACGATCGGCTACGCACTCAACGCGACCGCGAGCAGGCAGGCACTGGTGAGCGACGACGTGACCGAACTCGAGTTCCGGGTCAGCGACACCGACGATCCGCTGGTCGAACTGGCGCGGTCGCTGGCCTGTGATCTGGAACTCCAGCGTGTCTCGCCCGACGGGGACGAACTCGTCGAGTACTTCAGCATCACCGGTGCGACCGCCGACGACGTGACGGCCCACGTCGCGTCGACCGACCGGATCACCGACGGTGAGGTGCTGCGAGCCCACGACGACGGCTGTGTCGTCCGCTTCGTCGTCGACGAGACCGCCATCGTCTCGACGCTCACCGATCACGGCGGTGCCGCCATCCGCTCGTTCTCGCTCTCGGCCGACGACTGCCGACTCCGTGTCGAACTGCCCAGCCACGCGGACCCACGCGCCCTCGTCGACGCACTCCAGCGCCACCACCCGGGGATCGACCTGACCGCACGCCGGGAACGCGAGCAGCCACAGGACCCCGGGGAGACACTCCGCGAGTCGATCACTGCGTCACTCACGGACCGCCAGCAAGAGGCGCTCCGGACGGCTTACGACAGCGGCTTCTTCGCGTGGCCGCGTGACAGCAGCGGCGAGGACGTAGCCGCGACGATGGATATCAACCAGTCGACGTTCCACCAGCATCTCCGGGCAGCAGAACGAAAAGTGTTCGACGAACTGTTCGACCGGACGGAGATACGGACACCCGCCTGACACCGGTGGCCGGACGACTAGGTCAGCTGGATGTCGTCCACGTCGAAGTGGCGTTTCGCCAGCCGCCGGGCGGCCTCGATGTTTTTCCCGTCCCTGCCGATGGCGACGCCGGTGTCGTCGTGGTCGACTTCGGCGTAGGCCACGGTATCGTCGTTCTCGCTGATCGTGACGTTGTACACCGCCGCCGGCGCGAGCGCGTTGGCCACGAACGTCTCGGCGGTGTCGGCGTCCTCGATCAACTCGACGCTCCAGCCCAGATCCTCCTCGATGCGCTCGACGTTGTGCCCACCCGGACCGATGGCCTCGGCCATCTCCCCGGCTTCGACGACGAAGAGGACGCGGTCGTAGTCCTCGTCGACCACGCAGTCCCGGACGGTGACGCCGATCTCGTCCTCGAAACGGGCGAGAAACTGGCGTTCACGGTCCGAGAGCGAGATGGTCATCGGGGGTCAGTCGGCTCCTTCGCCGTCGCGGGCCGGTTCCGACCCCATCCGGAGGTTCACGTCGCCCGTCCCGAGCTTGATCGGCTTGCCGACGATGACGTTCTCCGTGACGCCGTTGAGGTCGTCGACCTCGCCGTGGATCGCCGCGTCGAGCAGGTGGTTGACCGTCACCTCGAACGCCGCCCGCGCGAGCACGGAGTCCTTCGAGCCGGAGATGCCGTGGCGGCCGATGGACTCGATCGTGCCGTCGTTGGTCATGATGTCCGCGACCAGCATGAGGTGGCGGATGTTCACGTCGTCGAGCCCCTGCTCTTCGAGCGTGTTCATCGTCTCCTCGATGATCGACTCCCGGGCGGCCTCGATCCCGAGGTTCCGGTGGATCTCGTGGATGTTGTTACAGGTCGTCCGGCTGGCGTCGACGCCCTCGATCCCGAGGACGTTGCCCAGTTCCGAGCCCTCCGTGTAGAGGACGAACTCGCCGTCCTCGCTCTCCTCGGTCTCTTCACGGCGGATGACGACGCGGTCGATGTCCTCGATCCCCTTGAAGACGATTTCCCGCAGGTCCTCCACCAGCTGGAGGAGCTCCCGATAGCTGGGCTCGTCGGGACCGAACTCGATGACCGTCTCGTCGAGCTGGACCACGTCGACGCCCAGTTTGGACTCGATGGTCTCGGAGATCTCGCCGACGATCTCCGCGAGGTTGTCCACCGTCGGCCAGCGCTCCTGGAGCGTGTCCGGGTTGAGGTCGACGCGGACGAGCATGTCGGCCACGTCCGTCGAGATGTCACCCAGCGCGAGGATGCGCGTGGCCTCGATCTTCCAGACGACCTCGTGGGCGCGCTCGCGGTTCTCCGCGAACTCGTCTTCGAGGTGGACCGTCATCATCGGCGTGTCCGGTTCCTTCCGGGCGTCCACCAGCTCGATGAGCCGGGGCAGGCCCTGTGTCACGTCGATCTCCGCGACGCCCGCGTAGTGGAACGTGTTCATCGTCATCTGCGTCCCGGGCTCACCGATGGACTGGGCCGAGACGGTCCCGACGGGATCGAGCGGGTCGACGCGCGTGTCCATGTAGCGGCTCTCGACGGCCTTGGCGATCTGGTCGGCCGCCTCGACGGTGACGTCACCGCGTTCGTCGACCGTCTCGTAGACCTTCGTCTTCAGCCGTCGGGGCAGTTCCGTGTCCTCGACGACGGCCTCGATGTCGTCGTCGACGCCGTCGAACTTCTGCTGTGGGTCGTAGTTTTCACTCATGGTTTAGTCGTCACTCTGGGCCATCCACCAGTCGTCGGCGTGTTCCGAGAGGTTCGTCGGCGAGCGCTCCTTGCCGAGGAACTCCTGTTTGGCCTCGTCGCTGTCGAATTCGGTGTCGAGCACGCGGTCTGCGATCCGGTCGACGTCGATGTCGTTGTCCTCGGAGGAGGACACCTTCACCGGACTCGTGCCGTCCTCGCCGAACTCGAACTGGACGATGGTATCCGAGGTGTCCCGGACGGTGCCGTCGTACTGGGTCTCTAGCTCGGAGAGGGCGTTGATGAGCCGACGCTGGAGGTAACCGGACTTCGAGGTACGAACGGCCGTGTCGACCAGCCCCTCGCGGCCACCCATCGCGTGGAAGAAGAACTCCCGCGGGTTCAGGCCGCCCCGGTAAGAGTGTTCCACGAAGCCGTGGGCCTCCGCCGAGAGGTCGTCGGGCTTGTAGTGGCTGAGGGTGCGGTCCTCGTAGCCACGGTTGATCCGCTCGCCACGGACCGCCTGCTGGCCGACACAGCCGGCCATCTGGGTCAGGTTCAGCATCGACCCACGCGCACCGGACTCGGCCATGACCACGGCGGGGTTGTCGTCGTCGAAGTGCTCTTCGGCGATGTCACCCGCACTGTCACGGGCCTTCCCCAGCGTCTGCATGATCTTCATCTCCAGGGTCTCGTCGACGGTGCGGCCGGGCAGCGATTCGAGTTCGCCCCGATCGTAGGTGTCGATGAGTTCCTGGACGCGGGCGTAGGCGTTCTCGATCGCCTCGTCGATCTGCTCTTCGGCCGCCGGCGAGATCGATTCGTCGTCGATCCCGATCGAGAACCCGAAGTGCATGATCGAGCGCATCGCCAGGGAGGCGACCTCGTTGACGAAGATCCGTGCGCGGGTCTTCGAGTACACCTTGGCGATGGTGTCGACGATCTCCCCGCCGAACGCGCCGACCGCGTCCTCGTCGATCGTCCCCTCGACGAGCTGGCCCTCCTCGATGACGACGTCGTCGCCGGCCGAGGAGACGAACTCCAGATTGAGTTCGTCGGGCAGCAGCTCCGAGAACACCGTCCGGCCGGTCCAGTACTCGTTGCCGGCCTCGTCGGTACCGTCGGGTTCGGGCAGTTCGTCGATCCGGGTCGCCCGGAGCAGGTCCAGCGCCTGGGTCTCGTTGAACTGCGGGTTCTGGTTGGTCAGCAGGTAGGTCCCGCTGATGTGGTCCTGGATCGCCCCGATGATGTTCTCACCGAACCGCGGCGAGAGCATCTGTTCCTGCACGCGCATCAGGACGCGGGCCTCCGCACGGGCCTCCTCGTTCTGGAGGGCGTGCATGTTCATCTCGTCGCCGTCGAAGTCCGCGTTGTACGGCGGGCACACCGTCGTGTTCAGCCGGAACGTCTTGTACGGCATCACGACGACCTCGTGTGCCATGATCGACATCCGGTGCAGCGACGGCTGCCGGTTGAAGATGATGATGTCCCCGTCGACCAGGTGTCGGGAGACTTCCCACTCGGGTTCGACCTTCTCCGCCAGTTCCTCGCAGTTCTTCTCGGTCACCTTGAGGCGACGGCCGTCCGGCCGTTTGACGTAGTTCGCGCCCGGATGGGCTTCCGGTCCGTTGGAGACGTAGCGCCGTGCCTCCTCCAGGTTGCGCTCGTTGACGTTCATCGTCTGGGTCATCTCGGTCGCGACCCGGTCGGGCACACCGACCTCGTTCAGTGAGAGGGTCGGGTCCGGCGAGATCACCGTACGAGCCGAGAAGTTGACCCGCTTCCCGGACAGCGAGCCGCGGAAGCGACCCTCCTTGCCCTTCAGCCGCTGGGAGAGGGTCTTGAGCGGCCGGCCGGAACGGTGTCGGGCCGGCGGCGTCCCGCTGATCTCGTTGTCCATGAAGGTGGTGACGTGGTACTGGAGCAGTTCCCAGAGGTCCTCGATGATCAGCTGGGGGGCACCGGCCTCGCGGTTCTCCATGAACCGCTGGTTGATCCGGATGATGTCGACCAGCTTGTGCGTGAGGTCGTCCTCGGAGCGCTGGCCGTTGTCCAGCGTGATCGAGGGCCGGGCCGTGACCGGCGGTACCGGCAACACGGTGAGGATCATCCACTCGGGCCGGGAGCGCTCGGCGTTGATGCCGAGCACCTCGATGTCCTCGTCCGGGATGGCCTCGAACCAGTCCCGGATGTCGGAGGGCATCAGCTTGTTCATGTCCTCCTCGGTGAGGTCCACGTCCAGCGCGCGCTCGATTGCCTTGCGGTCCTCCTCGCGCGGGCGGAACTCGCCGGAGAGGATCTCCTGGATCCGGCTCTGGTCGATCCCGGTGTCGTCGGCGAGTTCGACCGGGGAGGTCCCGCGGTCGTCCTCGTCGTCGGGATCCGGTTCCATCGCTTCCGCGATCAGGTCCGGGTACTCGGCGGAGAGGACCTGCTGGACCTCGTAGTAGGTCGTCGGCTTCTCGTGGTTGATGTCGTACTGCTGTTCGCCGCAGAACGGGCAGTGGTCCTTCTTGCGGGCCTGCCGGATGGCGGCCTTGGTCACGTCGTTGAGGTCGTTTCCGAGTTCGCGAGTGCGGCGGAGTCGGCTCGTGAACTCCTCGCGTTCCTCGTCGTTGAGACAGAGCCGCGAACACTCACGACAGGTCCCGCGCAGGAGCCGCCGGATGAGCTTCGCGAAGCCCACGTGGATGACGGGGGCCGCGAGTTCGATGTGGCCGAAGTGGCCGTTACAGGACCCGGAGTGTTTCCCGCAGGTCTTACACTCCAGTCCGGGGTCGATCACGCCGAGTCGCGGGTCCATCAGGCCCATGTCGATGGGGAACCCGTCGTCGTCGTAGGTGTCGGCCGTGATGACCTTCGTGGCGCTCATGTCCCGATACTCCTCGGGGTCCATCAGCCCGAAGCTGAGTTCGCCGATCTCTTTGGGTGCGTGCTGGCTCATTAGACTGCGTCCTCCAGTTCGATCCGGGGTGCGATCCCGAGCGCTTTCATCTCGTCGAGCAGGAGCTTGAACGCGTAGGACATCTCGATCTCGTGGATGTCCGTCTCCTCCTCACAGTTGGGACAGTAGACGCGGCGTTGCTCGACGTTCTCGACCGCGGCCATGCCACACTCGGCACAGACGTAGATCCACTCGCGGTCGGACTCGTCGAGCAGGCGCTCCTTCAGCGTCATGGCCGCGCCGTGCCCGATGAACACGTCCCGTTCCATCTCACCGATACGCAGGCCACCCTCGCGGGCACGCCCTTCGGTGGGCTGGCGGGTCAGCACCTGCACCGGCCCGCGCGAACGGGCGTGCAGCTTGTTCGAGACCATGTGGTAGAGCTTCTGGTAGAAGATCGTCCCGACGAAGATGTCGGCCTCGATCTGTTCCCCGGTGACGCCCGAATACATGATCTCCTTGCCGCTGGACTGGAAGCCGTGCTCCTCCAGCGAGTCGCGGAGTTCCTCCTCGTCCTCGCCGGTGAAGGGCGTCCCGTCGACGCGGCGTCCTTC
This Halorientalis sp. IM1011 DNA region includes the following protein-coding sequences:
- the nrfD gene encoding NrfD/PsrC family molybdoenzyme membrane anchor subunit; the protein is MATDSKQFDFGFRNGRLRVAWYALLAVLLLIGGYAMWLRLQGGMRSTNLTSITPWGAWVAFYIYFVGLSAGAFLVSTLANVFGIERLHRVDRDALFAAIISMAVALLFVWTDLGRMDRMWHPFAWRQVTSALSWEVHAYVAYIFVLMTELYFSMRYDLARVAERGSGLRARLAGLLTLGRRQLTEESRTRDRTWLKRAGILGIPLAIFMVHGGTGVLFAVSKARPYWNSGLFPVIFIVSAVLSGTALVMLLYVLRTRLFDGERVDRDILERLATLLAAFVIVDVALTAIEALIAIVSLHPHEVETWRLILFGEMSWSFWWFMVGMGWVFPLVMLSKRDWRRTPWLMAVAGLSVVIGIIAVRFNIVVPPQIRPVMEGLPHGSYFPSAVEWGTSIGMIAVGLLLYTIGAELLPLTPLDGGDH
- a CDS encoding 4Fe-4S dicluster domain-containing protein; this translates as MVSMSSNDAMPGVPDTPDRAQLDAMVDDEQADPRAELEEVDFSTELGVAMAEDAKAVSRGEISSEEYWQRYDDLAAEEFGEVYRETPNPAVDHGADQTIEDDVAESLSCTVGSMASIAESLEEPTDGDDEGDGDDEDDHRWGMVIDLQKCVGCDSCSVACKAENRTPPGVSYNVVMEEEHGEFPNVQRTNVPRPCMQCENPPCVQVCPVSATYKMDNGVVNIDYDRCIGCRYCMIACPYGARYFDFGENYDDEVDEAGEITSPEYGVDRGEREPKKSPVGNVRKCHFCHHRLNRGEEPACVETCVGDARNMGDLDDPDSEVAQMAESTRAMQLKEDEGTDPNVYYLE
- a CDS encoding bacterio-opsin activator domain-containing protein; protein product: MNAVLAVSILLRLFGTSYSLVLLYRSRDRRFAFLTAMLALMTTRQLWTAQTTRTGLEELPGLVVSGLAVLTVFYLSQYVEEEDRVTTSLQRANERLRSFRKAVEHAGHAIFLTDPDGTITYANPAIEDVTGYTPAEVVGENPRLWKSGEHDADFYAEMWGEITAGNVWDGEIVNERKDGEQCWVDMTIAPISDDEGDIERYVAVDTDVTDRKRRELQICEQNAELVLLNNTNEVLRDVTRRLVEATTREEIERAVCETFASPPFSFAWIGSVNMVNDSLEVRDWEGADATRVRALADAFTETPDATPIDRAHHEGTAVTTAGSDADWCPDCERTALAAIPLVHRGVSYGVLVVHATDADTLEAVDTDVLAELGRTIGYALNATASRQALVSDDVTELEFRVSDTDDPLVELARSLACDLELQRVSPDGDELVEYFSITGATADDVTAHVASTDRITDGEVLRAHDDGCVVRFVVDETAIVSTLTDHGGAAIRSFSLSADDCRLRVELPSHADPRALVDALQRHHPGIDLTARREREQPQDPGETLRESITASLTDRQQEALRTAYDSGFFAWPRDSSGEDVAATMDINQSTFHQHLRAAERKVFDELFDRTEIRTPA
- a CDS encoding NusA-like transcription termination signal-binding factor, translated to MTISLSDRERQFLARFEDEIGVTVRDCVVDEDYDRVLFVVEAGEMAEAIGPGGHNVERIEEDLGWSVELIEDADTAETFVANALAPAAVYNVTISENDDTVAYAEVDHDDTGVAIGRDGKNIEAARRLAKRHFDVDDIQLT
- the rpoA2 gene encoding DNA-directed RNA polymerase subunit A'' — encoded protein: MSENYDPQQKFDGVDDDIEAVVEDTELPRRLKTKVYETVDERGDVTVEAADQIAKAVESRYMDTRVDPLDPVGTVSAQSIGEPGTQMTMNTFHYAGVAEIDVTQGLPRLIELVDARKEPDTPMMTVHLEDEFAENRERAHEVVWKIEATRILALGDISTDVADMLVRVDLNPDTLQERWPTVDNLAEIVGEISETIESKLGVDVVQLDETVIEFGPDEPSYRELLQLVEDLREIVFKGIEDIDRVVIRREETEESEDGEFVLYTEGSELGNVLGIEGVDASRTTCNNIHEIHRNLGIEAARESIIEETMNTLEEQGLDDVNIRHLMLVADIMTNDGTIESIGRHGISGSKDSVLARAAFEVTVNHLLDAAIHGEVDDLNGVTENVIVGKPIKLGTGDVNLRMGSEPARDGEGAD
- a CDS encoding DNA-directed RNA polymerase subunit A' encodes the protein MSQHAPKEIGELSFGLMDPEEYRDMSATKVITADTYDDDGFPIDMGLMDPRLGVIDPGLECKTCGKHSGSCNGHFGHIELAAPVIHVGFAKLIRRLLRGTCRECSRLCLNDEEREEFTSRLRRTRELGNDLNDVTKAAIRQARKKDHCPFCGEQQYDINHEKPTTYYEVQQVLSAEYPDLIAEAMEPDPDDEDDRGTSPVELADDTGIDQSRIQEILSGEFRPREEDRKAIERALDVDLTEEDMNKLMPSDIRDWFEAIPDEDIEVLGINAERSRPEWMILTVLPVPPVTARPSITLDNGQRSEDDLTHKLVDIIRINQRFMENREAGAPQLIIEDLWELLQYHVTTFMDNEISGTPPARHRSGRPLKTLSQRLKGKEGRFRGSLSGKRVNFSARTVISPDPTLSLNEVGVPDRVATEMTQTMNVNERNLEEARRYVSNGPEAHPGANYVKRPDGRRLKVTEKNCEELAEKVEPEWEVSRHLVDGDIIIFNRQPSLHRMSIMAHEVVVMPYKTFRLNTTVCPPYNADFDGDEMNMHALQNEEARAEARVLMRVQEQMLSPRFGENIIGAIQDHISGTYLLTNQNPQFNETQALDLLRATRIDELPEPDGTDEAGNEYWTGRTVFSELLPDELNLEFVSSAGDDVVIEEGQLVEGTIDEDAVGAFGGEIVDTIAKVYSKTRARIFVNEVASLAMRSIMHFGFSIGIDDESISPAAEEQIDEAIENAYARVQELIDTYDRGELESLPGRTVDETLEMKIMQTLGKARDSAGDIAEEHFDDDNPAVVMAESGARGSMLNLTQMAGCVGQQAVRGERINRGYEDRTLSHYKPDDLSAEAHGFVEHSYRGGLNPREFFFHAMGGREGLVDTAVRTSKSGYLQRRLINALSELETQYDGTVRDTSDTIVQFEFGEDGTSPVKVSSSEDNDIDVDRIADRVLDTEFDSDEAKQEFLGKERSPTNLSEHADDWWMAQSDD